From one Haloferax marinisediminis genomic stretch:
- a CDS encoding DUF7530 family protein, which yields MNDAPDYGETWVYESIVGALPGVKIGEAGAIALQIAVFETAVLFFAWVYDLWTAAIAGTAAIVVAAVGSVVMLRMGEQTRAVAVPTPYRRLLFGSSIEVVLGVLAFVALVTYLFVFDPQRAETPLLTILFGPEQPIVVVYLMLLILWDLCYRIGTSWWAAVVGLWGAVRYRFDEPTARTIRRVNLLNVGFGVAQILLVPFILDQPVLLVAVGGHVVAVTVVSVTAAALVRT from the coding sequence ATGAACGACGCCCCGGACTACGGCGAGACGTGGGTGTACGAGAGCATCGTCGGTGCGCTTCCGGGCGTGAAAATCGGCGAAGCAGGCGCTATCGCTCTCCAAATCGCCGTGTTCGAGACGGCAGTCCTCTTTTTCGCGTGGGTGTACGACCTCTGGACCGCCGCGATTGCGGGAACGGCAGCCATCGTCGTCGCGGCCGTCGGCAGTGTCGTGATGCTCCGGATGGGCGAACAGACCCGCGCTGTTGCGGTTCCGACACCGTATCGACGCCTCCTCTTCGGGTCGAGCATCGAAGTCGTCCTCGGAGTACTCGCGTTCGTCGCGCTCGTGACGTACCTGTTCGTGTTCGACCCCCAGCGAGCCGAGACACCGCTCTTGACGATTCTCTTCGGGCCAGAGCAGCCCATCGTCGTCGTCTACCTGATGCTCCTCATCCTCTGGGACCTCTGCTACCGTATCGGCACGTCCTGGTGGGCCGCCGTCGTCGGCCTCTGGGGCGCGGTCCGCTACCGCTTCGACGAACCCACTGCCCGGACGATTCGGCGGGTGAACCTGCTCAACGTCGGGTTCGGCGTCGCACAGATACTCCTGGTTCCGTTCATTCTAGACCAACCGGTCCTCCTCGTCGCGGTCGGTGGGCACGTCGTGGCCGTGACCGTCGTCTCGGTGACGGCAGCGGCGCTCGTGCGAACCTAA
- a CDS encoding DUF5786 family protein, translating into MSMGAYDEAEHERRERMTSQVDVGTDDDRSTYHGTIEYDSGDSADALLEQFKQMKSGE; encoded by the coding sequence ATGTCAATGGGTGCCTATGACGAAGCCGAACACGAACGCCGTGAACGCATGACGAGCCAGGTCGATGTCGGCACCGACGACGACCGCTCGACGTACCACGGTACTATCGAGTACGACTCCGGTGACTCTGCGGATGCGCTTCTCGAACAGTTCAAGCAGATGAAGTCTGGCGAGTAA
- a CDS encoding DUF5784 family protein, with amino-acid sequence MARPLRFRYAPGRWDTSRVNRDVYQPLDANLGASMSAPWYDPPEGYEARRFDMDNGDTALLAWTDDHAYWIGNTETPSSLWRTDKVAFNEAPFEISRWAQRELIAELFKASPWLKPYPHLSWFFLPVFLSKDGRETTRSFFHDHAAGFPDATRDEALEFYEAFFATGVLDEYRELMAGKLGTSEYFDPTRMAAAMGEFDVAYLLNEAGYDITPEIEVATGHSIDFRAENTRAGGALIEVTRPLPPNRRSVSNPVAAIRDTAQTKTNGEGQLAEHGGGVTLFVDCSSYPDDDWAAIMGEQPDVRHRPAVVFRLRPSGHVEGYSKGSVPVDLPWLP; translated from the coding sequence GTGGCACGCCCCCTTCGCTTTCGCTATGCCCCCGGTCGGTGGGATACGTCGCGAGTCAACCGCGACGTGTACCAGCCCCTCGACGCCAATCTCGGCGCGTCGATGAGCGCTCCGTGGTACGACCCACCCGAGGGCTACGAAGCCCGCCGATTCGACATGGACAACGGTGATACGGCACTCCTCGCGTGGACCGACGACCACGCCTACTGGATTGGCAACACTGAGACGCCGAGTTCGCTCTGGCGGACGGACAAAGTGGCGTTCAACGAGGCCCCCTTCGAAATCTCCCGGTGGGCCCAGCGTGAACTCATCGCCGAGCTGTTCAAAGCGTCACCGTGGCTGAAGCCCTACCCCCACCTCTCGTGGTTCTTCTTGCCGGTGTTCCTCTCGAAAGACGGGCGAGAGACCACTCGGTCGTTCTTCCACGACCACGCAGCAGGGTTCCCGGACGCGACACGTGACGAGGCACTGGAGTTCTACGAGGCGTTCTTCGCGACGGGCGTCCTCGACGAGTACCGCGAACTGATGGCCGGCAAACTCGGCACCTCCGAGTACTTCGACCCGACACGGATGGCCGCGGCGATGGGCGAGTTCGACGTGGCTTACCTCCTCAACGAGGCGGGGTACGACATCACACCCGAAATCGAAGTCGCGACAGGCCACTCCATCGACTTCCGCGCCGAGAACACCCGCGCTGGCGGCGCGCTCATCGAAGTGACGCGCCCGCTCCCACCGAACCGTCGGTCGGTGAGCAACCCAGTTGCCGCGATCCGCGACACGGCGCAGACCAAGACCAACGGCGAGGGACAACTCGCCGAACACGGTGGTGGCGTGACGCTCTTCGTCGACTGCTCGTCGTATCCCGACGACGACTGGGCCGCCATCATGGGCGAACAACCGGACGTTCGACACCGGCCGGCAGTCGTGTTCAGACTCCGTCCGTCGGGCCACGTCGAAGGCTACTCGAAAGGGTCGGTCCCCGTGGACCTCCCGTGGCTCCCGTAG
- a CDS encoding DUF5789 family protein, with translation MRLNGLGDAIDRHEYPTSSTDFAQHYGDEVIELQNGQETVAEILARLGDETYTCPQDVRDALFTGVGHEAIGRRYYSDRDPSPFGENGPDMLSF, from the coding sequence ATGCGCCTGAATGGACTCGGCGACGCAATCGATCGCCACGAATACCCGACTAGCTCGACCGACTTCGCCCAACACTACGGGGACGAAGTAATCGAGCTTCAAAACGGTCAGGAGACGGTCGCGGAGATTCTGGCCCGTCTCGGAGACGAGACGTACACGTGCCCGCAGGACGTCCGCGATGCCCTCTTCACCGGTGTCGGTCACGAGGCTATCGGTCGTCGGTACTACAGCGACCGTGACCCGTCACCGTTCGGCGAGAACGGTCCTGACATGCTCTCGTTCTGA